A window of the Sciurus carolinensis chromosome 19 unlocalized genomic scaffold, mSciCar1.2 SUPER_34, whole genome shotgun sequence genome harbors these coding sequences:
- the LOC124973445 gene encoding olfactory receptor 2L13-like, producing MEKWNQISNDFILLGLFPPNQKGLLLLLLIIFVFVLACLGNSGMTALILLDPRLHTPMYFLLSQLSLMDLMYISTTVPKMAINFLSGQKSISFLGCGVQSFFFLTMAGSEGLILASMSYDCFAAICHSLHYPIRMSKMTCVKMTLGSWTLGSINSLAHTVYALHLPYSRSRAINHFFCDVPAMLPLACVDTWVYEYMVFVSTSLFLLVPFLGITASYGWVLFAVFHMRSKEGRRRTFTTCSTHLTVVTFYYTPFVYTYLHLRSLRSPEDKILVVFYTILTPMLNPIIYSLRNKEVLGAMRRVCGMFSSRKT from the coding sequence ATGGAGAAATGGAACCAAATTtcaaatgactttattttgttgGGGTTGTTTCCACCAAATCAGAAAGGCCTACTTCTCTTGCTCCTGATCATCTTTGTGTTTGTTCTCGCCTGTTTGGGGAACTCAGGAATGACCGCCCTCATCCTCTTGGACCCCCggctccacacccccatgtactttctCCTCAGCCAGCTCTCCCTCATGGACCTGATGTACATCTCCACCACTGTGCCCAAGATGGCCATCAACTTCCTCTCCGGACAGAAGAGCATCTCCTTCCTGGGCTGTGGTGTGCAAAGCTTCTTCTTCCTGACCATGGCCGGATCAGAAGGCTTAATCCTGGCCTCCATGTCCTATGACTGCTTTGCAGCCATCTGCCACTCCCTCCACTACCCCATCCGCATGAGTAAAATGACATGTGTGAAGATGACCCTGGGGTCCTGGACACTGGGCTCCATCAACTCCCTGGCACACACTGTGTATGCCCTCCATCTTCCTTACAGCAGATCCAGGGCCatcaatcatttcttctgtgatgttccCGCCATGTTGCCTCTGGCCTGTGTGGACACCTGGGTCTACGAGTACATGGTGTTTGTGAGCACAAGCCTCTTTCTCCTTGTTCCTTTCCTTGGGATTACTGCCTCCTATGGATGGGTTCTCTTTGCTGTCTTCCACATGCGctcaaaagagggaaggagaaggaccTTCACCACATGCTCCACACATTTGACTGTGGTGACCTTTTACTATACACCTTTTGTCTACACGTATCTCCATCTCAGGAGTCTCCGCTCACCAGAAGACAAGATTCTTGTAGTTTTCTACACCATCCTCACTCCCATGCTCAACCCcatcatctacagcctgaggaacaaggaggtcCTGGGGGCCATGAGAAGAGTGTGTGGAATGTTCTCCTCCAGGAAGACATGA